The following coding sequences lie in one Polynucleobacter asymbioticus genomic window:
- the ald gene encoding alanine dehydrogenase, with protein MIIGVPQEVKNNEFRVGLTPGNVRGLCKQGHSVLVQRGAGEQIGLSDESYRLSGATLINSAAEVFAKAEMVVKVKEPQPQECAMLREDQILFTYLHLAPDPQQTKALLASGASCIAYETVTSVSGALPLLAPMSEVAGRMSIQAAASHLEKTNGGLGILMAGVPGVAPAKVVILGAGVVGRNALQMAVGMGADVCIFDRNIDCLRQIDILYGNRVRTFYADPLLVELEVCEADVVIGAVLLPGAAAPKLVTREMVRKMKAGAVVVDVAIDQGGCFETSKPTTHTDPTFIVDDVLHYCVANMPGAVARTSTFALTNATYPFIEALANKGMAKALAYDHHLRNGLSVHRGSLTSEPVAKAQKVDFIPAEELLVV; from the coding sequence ATGATTATTGGCGTACCTCAAGAAGTAAAAAATAATGAGTTTCGTGTTGGCTTAACTCCAGGCAATGTGCGGGGTTTGTGTAAACAAGGTCACTCCGTTTTAGTTCAGCGTGGAGCAGGGGAGCAAATTGGCTTGAGTGACGAATCCTATCGTTTGTCAGGAGCCACTTTAATTAATAGTGCTGCTGAAGTTTTTGCTAAAGCCGAAATGGTGGTCAAGGTGAAGGAGCCTCAGCCGCAGGAATGTGCGATGTTGCGTGAAGACCAAATTCTCTTTACCTATTTACATCTCGCACCAGATCCACAGCAGACCAAAGCCTTGCTCGCTTCAGGCGCAAGTTGCATAGCCTATGAGACAGTTACTTCAGTTAGTGGTGCTTTACCTCTCTTGGCTCCAATGAGTGAAGTGGCAGGCAGAATGTCTATTCAAGCTGCCGCTAGCCACCTGGAGAAAACAAACGGAGGTTTGGGAATACTCATGGCGGGAGTCCCTGGAGTAGCCCCAGCTAAGGTGGTCATCTTGGGTGCGGGCGTTGTCGGGAGAAATGCTCTACAGATGGCGGTTGGCATGGGGGCAGATGTTTGTATCTTCGATCGCAATATTGATTGTTTGAGGCAGATAGATATCCTCTATGGCAATCGTGTGAGAACGTTTTATGCAGACCCTCTCTTGGTGGAGCTAGAAGTTTGTGAGGCGGATGTGGTCATTGGTGCAGTGCTGTTACCAGGCGCTGCTGCGCCAAAGTTAGTAACTCGTGAGATGGTGCGCAAGATGAAGGCGGGTGCAGTAGTGGTGGATGTAGCAATTGATCAAGGTGGTTGTTTTGAGACATCTAAGCCCACAACCCATACTGATCCTACCTTTATTGTGGATGACGTTCTGCATTACTGCGTAGCAAATATGCCAGGTGCAGTTGCTAGAACTTCCACTTTTGCGTTGACGAATGCAACCTACCCGTTCATTGAGGCATTGGCAAACAAGGGTATGGCGAAAGCCCTCGCATACGATCATCATCTGCGCAATGGTTTGAGTGTTCATCGAGGCAGTCTTACATCTGAGCCAGTAGCTAAAGCGCAGAAAGTCGACTTTATTCCAGCAGAAGAGTTGTTAGTGGTCTAG
- a CDS encoding TMEM165/GDT1 family protein has product MDFSAFALSTGVVALAEMGDKTQLLSLMLAARYPKQALAIIGGILIATIANHACAALLGHWLTTFISPDLLKWILGLSFLGIGLWLLVPDHIDDAAGSKVADKAFQVFMLTVGLFFLAEMGDKTQIATIALGAKYTDVFSVTLGTTLGMMLANAPAVWIGQKFTKRMPIKWVHAVAAVTFIAIGIATLVWA; this is encoded by the coding sequence ATGGACTTTTCTGCATTCGCACTTTCTACTGGCGTAGTCGCTCTCGCTGAGATGGGGGATAAAACGCAATTACTCTCCTTGATGCTAGCTGCGCGTTACCCAAAGCAGGCGCTCGCCATTATTGGCGGCATATTAATTGCGACGATTGCCAATCATGCCTGCGCTGCTTTACTAGGACATTGGCTCACTACCTTTATCAGCCCAGATCTCCTCAAGTGGATTTTGGGTTTGAGCTTTTTGGGGATTGGACTTTGGCTGCTGGTGCCGGATCACATAGATGATGCAGCAGGATCAAAAGTAGCCGATAAGGCGTTCCAGGTATTTATGCTGACTGTTGGACTCTTTTTCTTGGCGGAGATGGGGGATAAGACCCAGATCGCCACAATCGCCTTGGGCGCGAAATATACCGATGTCTTTTCTGTGACGCTTGGCACCACTTTGGGGATGATGTTGGCTAATGCCCCAGCTGTTTGGATTGGCCAGAAATTCACCAAGCGGATGCCCATTAAATGGGTGCATGCTGTAGCTGCCGTCACGTTCATCGCCATCGGTATTGCCACCCTGGTCTGGGCTTAG
- the pepN gene encoding aminopeptidase N, with product MKTDLPQSFRRLEYRAPNYTFSQVELDIALDPARTIVKSRLEVLPGAAHEVGAPLLLQGHELEFVSLRINGEAHRQFELTPEVLTIHALPNEGKQAFVVEIICVCVPEKNTSLMGLYVSNGNFFTQCEAEGFRKITYFLDRPDVMARYRVTLRAREAECPVLLSNGNLISTEKLPNGWHSAVWEDPFPKPSYLFALVAGKLECIEETITTSSGAKKLLQIWVEPHDLKKTRHAMDSLIASIHWDERRYGLELDLERFMIVAVSDFNMGAMENKGLNVFNTKFVLAQPETATDADFANIESVVAHEYFHNWTGNRVTCRDWFQLSLKEGLTVFRDQEFSADQMGSESGRAVKRIEDVRLLRQLQFPEDAGPMAHPIRPDEYQEINNFYTVTVYEKGAEVVRMYQTLLGVEGFRKGMDLYFKRHDGQAVTCDDFLLAMADANGRDLSQFKNWYSQAGTPKVKVEESYDADKKQYQITLTQSPSANVAQKDSKPFHIPLKMRLLTPADDQAETLLELTQDQQTWTFDHVASRPVLSINRNFSAPINLDFDQSEADLLTMFSSDDDAFNRWEAGQKLAMQMILGNRLPDKALIEAYRTLLTDPELDPAFKELALTLPAETYLYEQCASVDPQQIYAARRAFRHAIASELRIEWAALYQQMQTPGPFNPDAVSAGKRALKNLALSMLLEADPLIWAPMAVNQYQNADNMTDRYAALAGLVIHGSKSAAACLDDFYTRFADDALVIDKWFALQSSRPPVANAESTLNEVKRLREHEAFKMNNPNRVRSVIHAFCMNNPASFHQVDGSGYAFWAESVLALDAINPQVAARLARGLDRWCHFAKPYQDHMLTALKQVDACETLSADVKEVVSKALAN from the coding sequence ATGAAAACTGATCTGCCACAGAGCTTTCGCAGGCTTGAATACCGCGCTCCCAATTACACCTTTTCACAGGTTGAGCTAGACATTGCCTTAGATCCCGCTAGAACGATTGTGAAGAGTCGTCTAGAGGTTCTGCCTGGCGCTGCCCATGAGGTAGGTGCGCCTTTGTTACTTCAAGGCCATGAACTCGAGTTCGTGAGTTTGCGCATCAATGGTGAGGCCCATCGCCAGTTTGAGCTCACACCAGAGGTCCTGACTATTCATGCATTACCTAATGAAGGTAAGCAAGCCTTCGTCGTGGAGATCATCTGTGTCTGCGTGCCCGAGAAAAATACTTCACTCATGGGTCTGTATGTCTCCAATGGTAATTTCTTTACTCAGTGCGAGGCTGAAGGATTTAGAAAGATTACCTACTTCCTTGATCGGCCGGATGTCATGGCGCGTTATCGTGTGACGCTCCGCGCTCGTGAGGCAGAGTGCCCAGTGTTGTTATCGAACGGCAACCTGATCAGTACTGAAAAGTTACCGAATGGTTGGCACAGCGCTGTTTGGGAAGATCCGTTTCCAAAACCATCTTATTTGTTTGCCTTAGTTGCCGGTAAATTGGAATGTATTGAAGAAACTATCACTACCAGTAGTGGTGCAAAAAAGTTGTTACAGATTTGGGTTGAGCCGCATGACTTGAAAAAGACCCGTCATGCGATGGATTCTTTAATTGCATCCATTCATTGGGATGAAAGACGTTACGGACTCGAGCTGGATCTTGAGCGCTTCATGATTGTGGCGGTGAGTGATTTCAATATGGGTGCAATGGAAAACAAGGGGCTCAATGTTTTCAATACCAAATTTGTACTTGCCCAGCCAGAGACGGCAACAGACGCTGACTTCGCCAACATCGAAAGCGTAGTCGCTCATGAGTACTTCCACAACTGGACTGGCAACCGAGTGACTTGTCGTGATTGGTTTCAGCTCTCTCTTAAGGAGGGTTTGACTGTATTCCGTGATCAAGAGTTTTCTGCTGATCAAATGGGTAGTGAGTCCGGTAGGGCGGTGAAGCGCATTGAAGATGTACGTTTATTGCGTCAGCTGCAGTTCCCCGAAGATGCGGGTCCAATGGCGCATCCAATTCGCCCCGACGAGTACCAAGAGATCAATAACTTTTACACCGTAACGGTGTACGAGAAGGGTGCTGAAGTTGTGCGCATGTACCAAACCCTATTGGGTGTTGAGGGTTTCCGGAAGGGTATGGATCTTTACTTCAAGCGCCATGATGGTCAAGCAGTTACTTGTGATGATTTCTTGCTAGCAATGGCTGATGCCAATGGTCGCGATCTTTCACAATTCAAAAATTGGTATAGCCAAGCGGGCACTCCTAAAGTCAAGGTAGAGGAATCTTATGATGCGGATAAAAAGCAATATCAAATTACTTTGACGCAAAGCCCTTCGGCAAATGTGGCACAAAAAGATAGCAAGCCTTTTCATATTCCGCTGAAGATGCGCTTACTAACTCCTGCTGATGACCAGGCTGAGACTCTATTAGAGTTAACTCAGGATCAGCAAACCTGGACTTTTGATCATGTGGCAAGTCGCCCAGTGCTGTCGATTAACCGCAATTTCTCAGCCCCGATCAATTTAGATTTTGATCAAAGCGAGGCTGATCTGCTCACCATGTTCTCGAGTGATGACGATGCCTTTAATCGTTGGGAAGCAGGCCAAAAGCTGGCAATGCAAATGATTCTGGGTAATCGACTGCCTGATAAGGCTTTGATTGAGGCTTACCGCACCCTCTTAACTGATCCCGAATTAGACCCTGCGTTCAAAGAGCTGGCGCTGACTTTGCCAGCCGAGACCTACTTGTATGAGCAATGCGCGAGCGTGGATCCTCAGCAAATTTATGCTGCCCGTCGCGCTTTCCGCCACGCTATTGCAAGTGAGTTGCGTATCGAATGGGCTGCCCTATATCAGCAGATGCAAACACCAGGCCCATTTAATCCGGATGCAGTAAGTGCTGGTAAGCGTGCACTTAAGAATCTTGCACTCAGCATGTTGCTTGAAGCCGATCCGCTGATCTGGGCGCCAATGGCGGTCAATCAATATCAGAATGCTGACAACATGACTGACCGATACGCTGCCTTAGCTGGTTTAGTGATTCATGGATCAAAATCTGCTGCAGCCTGTTTAGATGATTTTTATACACGCTTTGCGGATGATGCTTTAGTGATTGATAAGTGGTTTGCATTGCAATCGAGTAGACCACCAGTAGCTAATGCCGAATCTACCTTGAATGAAGTGAAGCGTTTGCGTGAGCACGAGGCTTTTAAAATGAACAATCCCAACCGGGTTCGGAGTGTCATTCATGCGTTTTGCATGAATAATCCTGCCAGCTTTCATCAGGTAGATGGAAGTGGGTATGCATTTTGGGCGGAATCGGTTCTGGCTTTAGATGCAATTAACCCGCAAGTTGCCGCTCGCTTAGCTAGAGGTTTAGATCGCTGGTGTCACTTTGCAAAGCCTTACCAAGATCACATGCTGACAGCCCTGAAGCAGGTAGATGCTTGCGAAACCCTCTCTGCAGATGTGAAAGAGGTGGTTTCTAAGGCTTTGGCGAATTAA